In one window of Desulfurobacteriaceae bacterium DNA:
- a CDS encoding prepilin-type N-terminal cleavage/methylation domain-containing protein, translating to MKLKEKAFTILEVVIAMAILMLLLIGILPVLLVGTKYEKINAAREMAVYKAEKLLNYLSSFSFSSACLTSGTHPCKSDPGTCCQDFAGSDNLTYIVTDIDADTKQIEVISKFAVEDYEGNVTLQRLKGNW from the coding sequence ATGAAACTAAAGGAAAAAGCATTTACTATTTTGGAAGTGGTAATTGCAATGGCAATACTCATGTTACTACTAATAGGAATTCTTCCTGTTTTATTAGTCGGAACTAAGTACGAAAAGATAAATGCAGCTAGAGAGATGGCAGTATACAAGGCAGAAAAATTACTTAACTATTTATCTTCCTTTTCATTCTCAAGCGCTTGTTTGACAAGTGGAACACACCCTTGTAAATCCGATCCAGGAACGTGCTGCCAAGATTTCGCAGGTAGCGACAATTTAACTTATATCGTTACTGACATAGATGCAGATACCAAACAAATAGAGGTAATATCAAAATTCGCTGTTGAGGACTACGAAGGTAATGTAACATTGCAAAGGTTAAAAGGGAACTGGTAA
- a CDS encoding prepilin-type N-terminal cleavage/methylation domain-containing protein, whose product MRREGFSILEVVISMAILLIVFLGIVPMLFLSKKVQVVSRERQKAAILGETLINKLASLSFNDTCLENGTVESCKNSDCCFELKGNNEISYSVMQLDNNTKIIKVEVDYGNNFKLEFERIKGNL is encoded by the coding sequence ATGAGAAGGGAGGGCTTTTCAATTTTAGAAGTTGTAATTTCTATGGCAATTTTACTAATTGTGTTTTTAGGAATTGTTCCAATGCTTTTTTTAAGTAAAAAAGTTCAAGTTGTTTCAAGGGAAAGGCAGAAAGCAGCAATACTCGGTGAAACGCTGATTAACAAGCTTGCCTCTCTTAGTTTTAACGATACCTGTTTGGAGAATGGAACTGTTGAAAGCTGTAAAAACAGCGACTGTTGTTTTGAACTGAAAGGTAATAATGAAATTTCTTACTCTGTTATGCAACTTGATAACAATACAAAGATCATAAAAGTTGAAGTTGATTATGGAAACAACTTTAAACTTGAATTTGAAAGGATTAAGGGGAACCTATGA
- a CDS encoding prepilin-type N-terminal cleavage/methylation domain-containing protein translates to MCKLKLGDTVYYEERKKGFTLVELLIVIVITILVVTIGFKALTEQEAKNSVFNAANEIKIAFVRAQSFAFKKGKAEVIFDVDKLQVVDQDGNILYELKYPNGISISPSLNKIIFNRSKLPSSNLSVVVKKGNYVCDVDLSLVSGKTSLECNW, encoded by the coding sequence ATGTGCAAACTAAAATTAGGGGATACTGTGTATTATGAAGAAAGAAAGAAAGGTTTTACTCTTGTTGAGCTCCTTATTGTTATAGTTATAACTATTTTAGTTGTTACTATCGGTTTTAAAGCATTAACGGAGCAAGAAGCTAAGAACAGCGTTTTTAACGCTGCCAATGAAATAAAAATAGCGTTTGTTAGAGCACAGTCATTTGCATTTAAGAAAGGAAAAGCTGAAGTTATTTTTGATGTTGATAAATTACAGGTTGTAGACCAAGATGGAAATATTCTTTATGAACTAAAGTATCCCAACGGTATTTCCATATCTCCATCTCTAAATAAAATAATATTCAACAGAAGCAAACTTCCATCCAGTAACCTATCAGTTGTAGTGAAAAAGGGAAATTATGTTTGTGATGTAGATCTTTCACTTGTGAGTGGCAAAACCTCTTTGGAGTGTAATTGGTGA
- a CDS encoding type II secretion system protein: protein MRKAISLIETLAILLIVSLLALVAASSITKWSGSLKVKNFAEKLVMDLQKARSLAYKLGESKVVINSSSYEIYAPTTKKLWEEKVPDGLSISSNESEITFKRNGLPNVNTTIEIEGYKTEYSITVSKISGRIQLEKLK from the coding sequence ATGAGAAAAGCTATTTCGTTAATAGAAACATTAGCCATTCTTTTAATAGTTTCTCTTCTTGCATTAGTAGCAGCGTCAAGTATTACTAAATGGAGTGGAAGTTTAAAGGTTAAAAACTTTGCTGAAAAACTAGTTATGGATTTACAAAAGGCGAGAAGTTTAGCTTATAAATTGGGGGAAAGCAAAGTTGTTATTAATTCCTCAAGTTATGAGATCTATGCTCCTACAACGAAAAAGCTCTGGGAAGAAAAAGTTCCTGATGGACTTTCTATTTCTTCCAACGAATCGGAAATAACTTTCAAAAGAAATGGATTACCAAATGTTAATACTACAATAGAAATAGAAGGATACAAAACTGAATATAGTATAACTGTCAGTAAAATAAGTGGAAGAATTCAATTGGAGAAGCTTAAATGA
- a CDS encoding aminotransferase class III-fold pyridoxal phosphate-dependent enzyme, translated as MHPKSYPIWHPCTQMKDHEKYPLIRIVKGKGIYLYDDKGNSYIDAISSWWVNLFGHSNERLNRALKEQVEKLEHVIFANFVHEPALELVERLLKIVPKPLSKVFFADNGSSAIEVAMKMSFGYFKNKGKIKNKFVYLDSGYHGETLGALSVCGEELYSEMYKEIMIENIKVKGPDCFRCPYGKTRETCDAECFEHMEKALLENKDKVCAVLIEPIVQCAGGFKIYPPKYLKKLRELTKELDIHLIADEIAVGFGRTGKMFACEHASIAPDFMT; from the coding sequence ATGCATCCAAAGTCTTATCCTATCTGGCATCCTTGTACCCAAATGAAAGATCACGAAAAATACCCCTTAATAAGGATTGTCAAGGGAAAAGGTATTTACCTATACGACGATAAAGGAAACAGCTACATAGACGCGATTTCCTCTTGGTGGGTAAACCTTTTTGGTCACTCAAACGAAAGACTAAATAGAGCCTTGAAAGAACAAGTTGAAAAACTTGAACACGTAATATTTGCAAACTTTGTTCATGAACCAGCTTTGGAGCTCGTAGAAAGACTTTTAAAAATCGTTCCTAAACCTCTTTCAAAAGTATTTTTTGCAGATAACGGTTCAAGTGCTATAGAAGTTGCAATGAAAATGAGTTTTGGATACTTCAAAAATAAAGGAAAGATAAAAAACAAATTTGTCTATCTTGATAGTGGTTACCACGGAGAAACTCTCGGGGCTTTATCTGTTTGTGGTGAGGAACTTTACAGCGAAATGTACAAAGAAATAATGATAGAAAACATTAAAGTAAAAGGGCCTGATTGTTTTAGATGTCCATATGGAAAAACAAGAGAAACTTGTGATGCAGAGTGTTTTGAGCATATGGAAAAAGCATTACTCGAGAATAAAGATAAAGTTTGTGCTGTTCTAATAGAGCCTATCGTTCAGTGTGCAGGTGGATTTAAGATCTACCCTCCAAAGTATCTTAAAAAGCTTAGAGAACTTACTAAAGAACTTGACATACATCTAATAGCTGATGAGATAGCTGTTGGATTTGGAAGAACTGGAAAGATGTTTGCCTGCGAGCACGCGAGTATCGCTCCAGACTTTATGACCTT
- a CDS encoding aminotransferase class III-fold pyridoxal phosphate-dependent enzyme: SKGLTGGYLPLSVVLTTDEIYDAFYDDYVSLKAFLHSHSYTGNPLACRVAVEVLKIFEEENILEKNKEKYSYLQQRVKEAFEDYSFCGEVRYKGFIVAVELVKDRKTKEPFDWRKRIGFQIYRKALEKGALLRNLGDVIYFMPPYVITKEEIDKLVDIAINSTKEVLNMI; encoded by the coding sequence ATCAAAAGGGCTAACTGGAGGATATTTACCTTTATCAGTTGTACTAACTACTGATGAAATTTACGACGCTTTTTATGATGACTACGTTTCCTTAAAAGCTTTCTTACATTCCCATAGTTACACCGGAAATCCTTTAGCGTGCAGAGTAGCTGTAGAGGTTTTAAAGATTTTCGAAGAGGAAAATATTTTAGAGAAGAACAAAGAAAAGTACTCCTATTTACAACAAAGAGTAAAGGAAGCATTCGAGGATTATAGCTTTTGTGGAGAGGTTAGATATAAGGGTTTCATTGTTGCTGTAGAACTGGTAAAAGACAGAAAAACAAAAGAACCTTTTGACTGGAGAAAAAGAATAGGTTTTCAAATTTATAGAAAAGCTTTAGAGAAAGGAGCATTACTTAGAAATTTAGGAGATGTAATTTACTTTATGCCTCCTTATGTAATAACGAAAGAGGAAATAGACAAACTTGTTGATATAGCAATAAATTCAACTAAGGAGGTTTTAAATATGATATAA